The following proteins come from a genomic window of Pichia kudriavzevii chromosome 1, complete sequence:
- a CDS encoding uncharacterized protein (PKUD0A07850), giving the protein MEESDLFKNLSTFTFPKPVPLPNDGSEDVESIETTASSDNEVYPLGNKSTISPKATIFVGELNKPSSPNSSTAMPNHKRITNLVYSNCNENGLSLSLSPGKSAGVNRTISFPPISPINTKFEWDKSPRQPTLYKTRSSATMESSFYQSPNTLQSSPQSNDYATARYLNDNRPLSSPSERGSFASSGRKFHHRRSLSISSPKSTDFSPNSNRFSFVFSNVEETNTSNYHLEVSREFHDTAPIDCEAQDDFILEEENDCDHNSYSEEPLMLYKNFDDRNTDIVSRPTASSSGVSIGEAQKVKIQRPSVVYLVSSPTNLELDLDIISNTEQ; this is encoded by the coding sequence ATGGAAGAGTCtgatcttttcaaaaatttgagCACCTTCACCTTTCCCAAACCTGTTCCCCTTCCAAACGACGGCTCGGAGGATGTGGAATCCATCGAAACAACGGCCTCTTCAGATAACGAGGTGTATCCACTGGGAAATAAGTCAACAATATCTCCAAAGGCAACAATCTTTGTGGGTGAACTCAACAAGCCGTCATCtccaaattcttcaacagcGATGCCAAACCATAAACGAATAACTAACCTCGTGTACTCCAACTGCAATGAAAATGGCCTTTCTCTGTCTCTGTCACCGGGCAAGTCTGCCGGTGTGAACAGAACCATCTCTTTCCCTCCAATATCCCCAATAAACACGAAATTCGAATGGGATAAATCGCCAAGACAGCCTACACTTTACAAGACCAGATCATCCGCTACTATGGAATCCTCGTTCTATCAATCACCGAATACGCTTCAGTCGTCTCCACAATCGAATGATTATGCAACTGCCAGGTATTTGAATGACAATAGACCCTTGTCGTCTCCATCAGAGAGGGGCTCCTTTGCAAGTAGTGGTAGAAAGTTTCACCATCGCCGAAGCTTGTCTATTTCCAGTCCAAAGTCTACAGATTTCTCACCCAATTCTAATAGATTCTCCTTTGTCTTTTCTAACGTCgaagaaacaaacacaagCAACTATCACTTGGAGGTCTCTAGGGAATTTCATGATACTGCTCCAATCGATTGTGAAGCACAAGATGACTTTATATTGGAGGAGGAGAATGACTGTGACCACAATAGTTATAGTGAGGAACCCCTCATGTTGTACAAAAACTTTGATGACAGGAATACCGATATTGTCTCCAGACCTACTGCTTCCAGCTCAGGTGTCAGTATAGGAGAAGCCCAAAAAGTGAAGATCCAACGGCCCTCTGTGGTGTACCTTGTATCATCGCCAACAAATCTTGAGCTTGATTTGGACATAATTTCCAATACAGAAcagtga
- a CDS encoding uncharacterized protein (PKUD0A07840; similar to Saccharomyces cerevisiae YOR022C; ancestral locus Anc_5.604) codes for MYLIRKPAQSSVRFSFNSAKRFYSDVKITPEVRKVKPRWFYATDIPNTKPFGIEYQLKKRPTKFLPFTSSDSDRIEEAFIKFQAKLPESRRFVNVHEDGMFSVDLMNRILKPAYWEGLTYEVRRGVWFLDDNLPLPDLLSEQIEEYYAKYRPDYFLGKDMENRKHSLPGIKLKSEKELYTLYSKKYLGGPRKWPYKEFDDLSEVPKTLHFKSENEALLINEGKLLPDMIVESFKGYSSIFGMYSIKRGYEKKKNLADENTNKKSETPSNSAISHKIEKIGEELELDELSSDINVKLQQIIEKDYSNETVKIENSKDREIDHLVLCVHGIGQSLSSKSTSINFAHDCNHLRKLLKEEFIKKSSYFVPLAYGREAGKDEKLKNCKVQVLPIIWRYDIDFGLDKLYEEFDSNGDYRLPRLSDININSVTPLRNIAADVVLDVLLFYEPKFHAKILESVIKSANKIYDKYLENHPNFKGKVSILGHSLGSAITLDILSQQPDTIPKGKDFNPQKHLKFDVENFFAIGSPNGVFKFIKRENIHPRRMRENRSGNAPEAGVVYPKVENLYNIFYATDLVAYRIEPIIHSSMNRVKPKQYHSLPEDNMITNKLKDISKASTGLLSNSVVKKIVSNTTGWKDLKVPDPTEAFKETETSVHASEHVKELMFGLNKNGRVDYMLPQSMFDIDMISAIGSHVQYFEDADVADFLLSELWKKPPATRKKDLIGVLADQQEEDEHPKSESQAGQGERH; via the coding sequence ATGTACCTCATAAGAAAACCAGCTCAATCATCGGTTAGGTTCTCTTTCAATTCAGCTAAAAGGTTTTACAGCGATGTTAAAATTACCCCGGAAGTTCGTAAAGTGAAACCACGGTGGTTTTACGCCACCGATATTCCCAACACAAAACCGTTTGGCATAGAGTATCAGTTGAAAAAGAGGCCTACCAAGTTTCTACCATTCACGTCATCAGACTCAGATAGAATAGAGGAAGCGTTTATAAAATTTCAAGCTAAGCTGCCAGAAAGTAGAAGGTTTGTGAATGTCCACGAAGATGGAATGTTCTCTGTCGATTTAATGAATAGGATTCTCAAGCCTGCTTACTGGGAGGGCTTAACCTATGAGGTTCGAAGGGGTGTATGGTTCCTGGATGATAATCTACCGCTACCAGATTTATTGTCAGAGcagattgaagaatattATGCTAAATATAGACCCGACTATTTTTTGGGCAAAGACATGGAAAATCGTAAACATTCATTACCTGggataaaattgaagtcAGAAAAAGAGCTATACACTTTGTACTCGAAGAAGTACCTGGGGGGACCAAGGAAGTGGCCATATAAGGAGTTTGACGATCTGAGTGAGGTTCCCAAGACACTGCATTTTAAATCAGAAAATGAAGCGTTGTTGATTAACGAAGGGAAGCTTTTGCCGGATATGATTGTTGAAAGCTTTAAAGGATATTCTAGTATCTTTGGTATGTATTCCATAAAAAGAGGTtatgagaagaaaaagaacttAGCTGATGAGAATACCAACAAGAAGTCAGAAACACCCTCCAATTCGGCTATTTCACATAAGATCGAAAAAATTGGCGAGGAGCTTGAGCTTGACGAGCTGTCCAGCGATATAAATGTGAAGTTGCAGCAAATAATAGAGAAGGACTATAGTAATGAGACTGTCAAAATCGAAAACAGCAAAGATAGAGAGATTGACCATTTAGTCCTTTGTGTGCATGGTATCGGTCAAAGCTTAAGCTCCAAGTCAACATCTATCAATTTTGCACATGATTGCAATCATCTGCGGAAGCTCTTGAAGGAAGAGTTCATCAAGAAATCCTCTTACTTTGTGCCTTTGGCATATGGCAGAGAAGCTGGAAAAGAcgaaaaactgaaaaactGTAAAGTTCAAGTGTTGCCAATTATTTGGAGATACGATATAGACTTTGGTTTGGACAAGCTatatgaagaatttgattcaaatGGTGACTATAGATTACCTAGGTTATCTGATATAAACATCAATTCTGTTACACCATTAAGAAATATAGCAGCTGATGTTGTGCTCGATGTTCTGTTGTTCTATGAACCTAAGTTCCATGCCAAAATTTTAGAGAGTGTCATCAAGTCagcaaacaaaatataCGATAAGTATTTGGAAAACCATCCTAATTTCAAAGGAAAAGTGTCTATATTAGGCCATTCTCTTGGGTCAGCTATAACACTTGATATTTTAAGTCAACAACCTGACACAATACCTAAGGGTAAGGATTTCAATCCACAGAAGCATCTCAagtttgatgttgaaaactTCTTTGCAATAGGATCACCAAATGGGGTATttaaatttatcaaaagagaaaatatcCATCCAAGGAGAATGAGGGAAAACAGGTCTGGGAACGCACCAGAGGCTGGTGTTGTTTATCCAAAGGTGGAGAACCTTTATAACATTTTCTATGCCACAGATTTAGTTGCGTATCGTATCGAGCCAATTATCCATTCATCTATGAATAGAGTTAAGCCCAAACAGTACCACAGCTTACCAGAGGATAACATGATTACaaacaaattgaaggatATATCCAAAGCATCTACTGGTCTATTATCGAATTCAGTTGTTAAGAAAATTGTAAGCAACACTACCGGATggaaagatttgaaagttCCTGATCCTACTGAAGCTTTTAAGGAAACTGAAACAAGCGTCCATGCTAGTGAGCATGTGAAAGAACTCATGTTTGGACTAAATAAAAACGGGCGTGTCGATTACATGCTTCCGCAAAGTATGTTCGATATAGATATGATTAGCGCCATTGGCTCTCATGTACagtattttgaagatgctgATGTTGCCGATTTCCTACTCAGTGAGCTTTGGAAGAAGCCTCCAGCTACTAGGAAGAAAGATCTAATTGGTGTATTGGCTGACCAACAAGAGGAGGATGAACATCCAAAGAGTGAAAGCCAGGCGGGTCAAGGGGAAAGACACTAG
- a CDS encoding uncharacterized protein (PKUD0A07870; similar to Saccharomyces cerevisiae YGL001C (ERG26); ancestral locus Anc_4.126), with protein MATPMDSVLLIGGSGFLGLHLIQQFWEESPRPDIHVFDIRPLPEKISKYFTFDPSRIIVHVGDLTSEEDVKKAIEVSKPTVIVHSASPIHGLGQEIYEKVNIHGTSNLIKCAKEMGIRALVYTSSAGVIFNGEDVHNADETWPIPDVPMDGYNETKAIAENMVLEANSPKENFYTVALRPAGIFGPGDRQLVPGLRQVLKNGQTKFQVGNNDNLFDWTYAGNVADSHILAAKKILDPATVDQVGGEKFFVTNDTPSYFWTLARTVWKADGHVDNFNIVLSRPVAIAVGYLSEFFSKLVGKEPGLTPFRVKIVCAYRYHNITKAKTVLGYKPKVGLEQGIRYTLDWMDETNAE; from the coding sequence ATGGCTACTCCAATGGATTCCGTGCTACTTATTGGGGGATCTGGGTTTTTGGGTCTTCATTTGATCCAGCAATTCTGGGAAGAGTCACCAAGACCTGATATACACGTATTTGATATCCGTCCATTGCCTGAAAAGATATCCAAGTATTTTACCTTTGATCCAAGCAGAATAATTGTCCATGTTGGTGACTTGACTTCCGAGGAGGATGTGAAGAAGGCCATTGAGGTTTCTAAACCAACAGTCATTGTCCACTCTGCATCTCCTATCCATGGGTTAGGCCAAGAAATTTACGAGAAAGTTAACATCCATGGTACGTCCAATTTAATCAAGTGTGCTAAGGAAATGGGGATAAGAGCTCTGGTTTATACCTCCTCTGCAGGGGTTATTTTCAATGGTGAGGATGTTCACAATGCTGACGAGACTTGGCCGATTCCGGATGTTCCAATGGACGGTTATAATGAAACCAAAGCCATTGCTGAAAATATGGTCTTAGAAGCAAACTCACCAAAGGAGAATTTCTACACGGTGGCATTAAGACCAGCAGGTATATTTGGCCCGGGTGACAGACAACTGGTTCCCGGTCTAAGGCAAGTTCTCAAAAATGGCCAAACAAAGTTTCAGGTTGGTAATAACGATAATCTATTTGATTGGACATACGCTGGTAATGTTGCTGATTCACATATCCTAGCAGCAAAGAAGATTCTCGATCCTGCCACGGTTGATCAGGTTGGTGGGgaaaaattttttgttaCCAACGATACCCCATCTTATTTTTGGACTCTAGCAAGGACTGTTTGGAAAGCTGATGGTCATgttgacaatttcaatattgtGTTGAGCAGACCTGTTGCTATTGCAGTTGGTTACCtatctgaatttttttcGAAACTCGTTGGGAAAGAACCCGGTCTAACACCATTTAGAGTTAAGATCGTTTGTGCATATAGATACCATAACATTACTAAGGCGAAAACTGTTTTAGGATATAAGCCAAAGGTTGGATTGGAACAAGGTATTAGATACACTTTAGATTGGATGGACGAAACTAATGCAGAGTAA
- a CDS encoding uncharacterized protein (PKUD0A07860; similar to Saccharomyces cerevisiae YHR018C (ARG4); ancestral locus Anc_1.354), with protein MSNQPAEQKLWGGRFTGATDPLMDLYNASLPYDKKMYAQDLEGTRVYTMGLEKLGLITSDELSEIHRGLKVIYDEWKNNKFVEKPGDEDIHTANERRLGEIIGKNISGKVHTGRSRNDQVATDMRLYVRDELKKLAGYLKSFIETMINRAEKEIDILMPGYTHLQRAQPIRWSHWISMYATYFTEDYKRLLQIIERLNVSPLGSGALAGHPYGIDREFLAHELGFTGVIGNSLTAVSDRDFVVETMFWSSLFMNHISRFSEDLIIYSSGEFGFIKLADAYSTGSSLMPQKKNPDSLELLRGKSGRVFGSLAGFMMSLKSIPSTYNKDMQEDKEPLFDCMLTVEHSILIATGVISTLTPDAKKMKESLSMDMLATDLADYLVRKGVPFRETHHISGECVREAEVTGLSGIDQLTMDQFKKIDERFEADVFDTFNFEQSVERRDAIGGTAKSAVLKQLDSLKKIL; from the coding sequence atGAGCAACCAGCCAGCAGAACAAAAACTATGGGGTGGTAGATTCACCGGTGCAACAGATCCTCTAATGGATTTGTACAATGCATCGTTACCATACgataaaaaaatgtacGCACAGGATTTGGAAGGTACTAGGGTTTATACTATGGGATTGGAAAAGCTTGGGTTGATCACCTCTGATGAATTATCGGAGATCCATAGGGGTTTGAAAGTAATTTATGATGAGTGGAAGAACAACAAGTTTGTGGAGAAACCAGGAGATGAAGACATCCATACTGCCAATGAGAGAAGATTGGGTGAGATCATTGGCAAAAACATTTCTGGTAAAGTCCACACAGGGAGATCCAGAAACGATCAAGTGGCAACTGACATGAGATTATATGTCAGAGATGAATTAAAGAAACTAGCAGGGTATCTCAAGTCTTTCATTGAGACCATGATCAACAGAGcggaaaaggaaattgatattttaaTGCCAGGTTATACACATTTGCAAAGAGCACAACCAATTAGATGGTCGCATTGGATAAGCATGTATGCAACATATTTCACTGAAGATTATAAGAGACTTTTACAAATTATTGAACGACTCAATGTCTCTCCATTGGGCAGTGGTGCATTGGCAGGACATCCATATGGAATCGATAGAGAATTTTTGGCTCATGAACTAGGATTCACAGGTGTCATTGGTAACTCTTTGACCGCCGTTTCCGATCGAGACTTTGTCGTTGAAACTATGTTTTGGTCGTCACTTTTCATGAATCACATTTCCAGATTCTCCGAAGATTTGATTATTTACTCTTCAGGAGAATTTGGGTTCATTAAACTTGCAGATGCATACTCAACGGGGTCTTCACTAATGCCtcagaagaaaaatccTGATTCGTTGGAATTGTTAAGAGGTAAATCGGGTAGAGTCTTTGGTTCGTTAGCAGGGTTTATGATGTCATTGAAATCGATCCCTTCAACCTATAATAAAGACATGCAAGAGGACAAGGAACCTTTGTTTGACTGTATGCTAACAGTCGAGCATTCCATTCTCATTGCAACTGGCGTCATCTCGACATTGACCCCGGATgccaaaaaaatgaaagaatcCCTAAGTATGGATATGTTAGCAACAGATTTAGCTGATTATCTGGTTAGAAAAGGTGTTCCGTTCAGAGAAACACATCATATATCTGGTGAGTGTGTCAGAGAAGCTGAAGTAACAGGCCTTAGTGGTATTGATCAACTGACAATGGaccaattcaaaaaaatagatgaaagatttgaagcAGATGTTTTTGacactttcaattttgaacaATCAGTTGAAAGAAGGGATGCTATAGGTGGTACTGCAAAGTCTGCGGTTTTAAAGCAATTGgactctttgaaaaaaattctaTAG